The region GCCACACGGGCCTTTGCATAAAAGATTCCGAAGGTGTCGTGCATTTCATGGATGCCTCGTCCTCGCGCAAAAACATGAAAGTCACGTTCGAGACCGACATCGCCAAATGCCTCAACTGGTCAACCAAATTGACCGGCGTCATGTTCGCGCGTCCACTCGAAGTCACCAGCGCGGCATAAAATGAATCACGCCCAATTTTGATCTGGACGTCGCCCATTCATTCGCTTGAACTCGACCTCTATTTCTTCACCGCCAAAAACTCGCAACTTCATCGTCGCCACGCCGCAGCGTTCGCCGTGCGACCCCTACGCGCGCGCCCTGGAAAATTTCGGCATGCTTCGGTTTCTCGCGCTCGGCACGCGCAATGGCATCGTCGGCGTTCCCCCTGAACGCACGCGGCTCAAGCCCGCCATCGGCCTTGTCAGTTACATCGGCGCCCGCACCCTCAGTTCTTTTCACGGGGAATCGTTTCGCTATCGCCTCCATCCCTGGTTCGATCACTGGATAAAGTCCCAACTCCAGCCCGGCGACCACCTCATTTCCAGCTACTCTTATACGAACAAATCTTTTCGTTGGGCGCGCCGGAACGGCGGTCGAACTTTTCTCGACGCCGGCAATTCGCACATTGATCATTTTTGGGAAATCATTTCCGAAGAACATCGCCGCTGGAATTATCCGCAGACTCCCGTCGGCCGCCATTTTTACGAACGCGCCCGCATCACCGTCGCCGAAGCCGACCTCGTGCTCGCCCCCAGCAATTACGTCCGCCAATCCTTTCTGGACCGCGGTTTCAAACCGGAAAAAGTCCTCAAGACCATCTATCCGATTGATCTCTCCGTGTTCCAACCCGCCCCGACTCCGCGTCCGAAAGACCGCCCCCTCACGGTCATCAACACCGGCAGCCTCTCGCTGCGCAAAGGCACGCCCTACCTGCTCGAAGCCTTTAAAATCGTCCAGCGCCGCCATCCTTCCGCGCGCCTGCTGCTCACGCACATCATTCAGGATGACGTTCGCGCCGTGATGGACAAGTATCGCGATCTGCCCATCGAATGGTCGCCGTCACTCCCGCACGCGCAACTCGTCGAGCGCCTTCGCAGCGCGGATGTCTTCGTGCTGCCCTCGCTTGAGGAAGGTCTCGTGCGCACCGCGCTCGAAGCCATCGCCTGCGGCCTTCCCGCCATCCTCACGCCGCACTGCGGCTCCAATGACTTCATCCGTCCGGGAGAAAATGGCGAAGTCGTTCCCATCCGCGATGCTCAAGCCACCGCCGACGCCATTTTGAAATGGGCGGATATTGTGATGGCCGATCCCGCGCCGCCGCGCCGCCGCATTTCCGACTACGAACTCTCCTTCGATTATTTCCAAACCCTCTTCCACGACAACCTGCAACGGCTCGGCTTGCTCTGACGATCCACCCGCTTACTTTTTCTTTTCTTCCTGCTGCCAGCCGCCGCCGAGCGCGCGATACAGTTGCACGATGCTGAGAAGCTGGTTCACCTGCGTTTGCACCAGGGCGTTCTGCGCCGGAAAAAGCAACTGCTGTTCCTGCAACACTTCGTAGTAACTCGCGTTGCCCAATTTGTAACGCTTCATCGCCGTCGCCACCGCTTCTTGATACGCCGCCACCGCGCGTTCCTGCTGGGTGCGTTCCTCCGCAAGTTTATCGCGCGAGACCAGCGAATCCGAAACTTCCTGAAACGCGTAAAGCACCGCGCCCTGATATTGCAATGCGGTCTCATCGCGAAAAGCTTTCGTGCGTTTCAATTCCGCCGTAAGCCGTCCGCCTTCAAAAATCGGCCCCGTCAAACTCGCCGCCGCGCTCCACGCCGTCGCGCCGCCGCCCGTGAAAACTGCGAGATCAGGACTCACGCGCCCGAACAAACCGCTCAGGCTCAAGTCCGGCAGAAAATCCGCCTGCGCGACACCGACGAGCGCGTTGGCCGAACGCAGTTGCTGTTCTGCCTCGCGAATATCGGGCCGGCGTTCCAGCAAGGTCGAAGGCATCCCCGCCGGAACTTCCGGCGGCAACTGGTCGCCGAGCGAAGCGTCGCCGCGAATGATCGGGCCCGGATTCGTGCCCAGCAAAACGCTCAGTTGATTTTCCTGCATGACGATTTGGCGTTCCAATTCGGGAATCGTGGCCGCGGCGGAATCCATCAACGCCTCCGCCGATGACGTTTCCAATTTTGAAGCGACACCGCCATTCAATCGCTCGGTAAAAATTTTCAAACTGTCGCCGAAGGAATTCGTGGTGTCCTTGGCGATGGCCAATTCGCGATCGAATGCGAGCAGTTGAAAATAATCCTGAGCGACCTGCCCGATCAGCGAGGTCAGCACGTCACGCCGCGCGTCCTGGCTCGCGAAATATTGCGCCCGCGCCGATTCCGTCATGCGCCGGATGCGGCCCCACAAATCAATTTCCCACGACGCGCTAACATCCGCCGCAAAAATGCTGCCCGTCGTGCCCGTCGGCGAAGGCGTATTGTTCGCGCCCACATTTTTTCCGCGCCCACCGACGCCGCCATAACCCACCTGTGGAAAAAGCTGCGAGCGCGCCTCGGTGACCAACGCCTGCGCCTGTTCCACTCGCGAGACGGCGACGCGCAAATCGTAATTGTTCGTGAACGCGGTGCGGACTAGGTTTTGCAGCGCCGGATCGTGAAAAACTTCCCACCACGGCAGATCGCCAAACGAATTGGTGCCCGTTTGCGTCTCACCGCGAAAGCTTGGCGGAGAATAAACTTTGGGCCGTTGATAATTCGGCCCGACCGCGCAACCCGAAATCAGGAATACCAAAAACAGCCCGACCGCCGGAAGCGAAGAAATTCCCCAGCCGCCCGCGGCGCACTTTTTCCAAAATGGTGAATACGTGATCATCCGCCGGATTTGTCCGGTTTTGATTTGTCTTCTTCGGGGCCGTCGTCCCGGGATTTTTTCTTGTCCGCGTCTTCTTTATGCTCGTCCGATTTTTTCTCGCCCTCCGGTTTGCCGGCATCTTTGTCGTCGCCATCTTTTTCGCCGCCCGGCTTGCCGCCCTTTTGCTGCGGCTTCTTGCTGAAACGCTTCACCGTTCTTTCCACCATCGCAAAAGTGACCGGCACGATCAGCGTGTCCACCAGCGTTGCACCCAGCATGCCGCCGATCACCACCGTGCCCAGCGTCTGCCGCGAGATGCCGCCCGAACCGGTCGCGAACCACAGCGGC is a window of Verrucomicrobiia bacterium DNA encoding:
- a CDS encoding glycosyltransferase family 4 protein → MNSTSISSPPKTRNFIVATPQRSPCDPYARALENFGMLRFLALGTRNGIVGVPPERTRLKPAIGLVSYIGARTLSSFHGESFRYRLHPWFDHWIKSQLQPGDHLISSYSYTNKSFRWARRNGGRTFLDAGNSHIDHFWEIISEEHRRWNYPQTPVGRHFYERARITVAEADLVLAPSNYVRQSFLDRGFKPEKVLKTIYPIDLSVFQPAPTPRPKDRPLTVINTGSLSLRKGTPYLLEAFKIVQRRHPSARLLLTHIIQDDVRAVMDKYRDLPIEWSPSLPHAQLVERLRSADVFVLPSLEEGLVRTALEAIACGLPAILTPHCGSNDFIRPGENGEVVPIRDAQATADAILKWADIVMADPAPPRRRISDYELSFDYFQTLFHDNLQRLGLL
- a CDS encoding efflux transporter outer membrane subunit, which codes for MITYSPFWKKCAAGGWGISSLPAVGLFLVFLISGCAVGPNYQRPKVYSPPSFRGETQTGTNSFGDLPWWEVFHDPALQNLVRTAFTNNYDLRVAVSRVEQAQALVTEARSQLFPQVGYGGVGGRGKNVGANNTPSPTGTTGSIFAADVSASWEIDLWGRIRRMTESARAQYFASQDARRDVLTSLIGQVAQDYFQLLAFDRELAIAKDTTNSFGDSLKIFTERLNGGVASKLETSSAEALMDSAAATIPELERQIVMQENQLSVLLGTNPGPIIRGDASLGDQLPPEVPAGMPSTLLERRPDIREAEQQLRSANALVGVAQADFLPDLSLSGLFGRVSPDLAVFTGGGATAWSAAASLTGPIFEGGRLTAELKRTKAFRDETALQYQGAVLYAFQEVSDSLVSRDKLAEERTQQERAVAAYQEAVATAMKRYKLGNASYYEVLQEQQLLFPAQNALVQTQVNQLLSIVQLYRALGGGWQQEEKKK